TTGTTGTGCACTAATCTATTATATAAAGTCTCTATAGATGCCTTTAAATATATAGAAGTAACATCTTCTCTTTTTAATAATTCGTGATTATTGGCATAACATGGCGTTCCACCACCTAAACCAATTATACTATTTTCTGAAGATTGAAGTAATTCTAGAAACATTTCGTGCTCTAATTTTCTAAAATAGATCTCTCCATGTTGTTCGAAAATCTCATTTATAGACAAATTTGTTCTTTTTTCGATGCATTTGTCTAAATCGAGAAACGGAATATTTGTAGATTTTGAAAGATTTTGAGCAATGGTTGACTTTCCGCAACCCATATATCCTAATAATATAATCTTTTTCATTTTAATAAGAACCTATAAATTAAGGCGTTGTGAATTTTGATTAAAAAAAGACAAATTTATAATAAAATAGCTTGCAAATATCAAAAATAACTCCTTATATTTGCACCCGCATTCAAGGAAAGAATATGACTCGATAGCTCAGTTGGTAGAGCACATCACTTTTAATGATGGGGTCCTGGGTTCGAGCCCCAGTCGGGTCACAAAATTTGTGATTTAACAA
This genomic interval from uncultured Flavobacterium sp. contains the following:
- a CDS encoding shikimate kinase, translated to MKKIILLGYMGCGKSTIAQNLSKSTNIPFLDLDKCIEKRTNLSINEIFEQHGEIYFRKLEHEMFLELLQSSENSIIGLGGGTPCYANNHELLKREDVTSIYLKASIETLYNRLVHNKSKRPLIADMNEEEMKEFIAKHLFDRSFYYNQAQHKVSVDDKTVEETVEDILEILA